A genomic window from Leptolyngbya sp. BL0902 includes:
- a CDS encoding nitric-oxide reductase large subunit: protein MANPSFEVAAQARSRLRNLSLPVWLVLICVVTFSVLLGAGAAISKYAPPHPAIVESPQHEVIFTAADVENGQVTYLGRGGQHVGSIWGHGSYLAPDWTADVLHRWGLATAGVIYANDPSFSQADLEALSATDRVVLQAQVSEQFKPNRYDAEANTLVLTNAQVQGLKQVFADYQTLLAHGSRIHSIPDGWFTSEQEIRDVTAFFAWTAWAASATRPNAPFSYTANWPHDDLIGNQAPGQFLVWSIVSVIVLIFSIGAFLFVYLTQEDSEEVQIVAERPAIRLATPSQKATSLFFGVAMALFGVQILMGMVTAHYAVEGDGFYGLPLQQYLPYAASRTWHLQLAVFWIATCWLAAGLYFAPRFGKQEPKGQVWGNSALLIALTVVVVGSLVGSWASVQGILTGDNSFLFGHQGYEYVELGRLWQVLLIGGMVFWLWLMFRALRPALKAEGSKTGLNHFFLYSAITIPLFYASGLMYTNHTPVSVAEYWRWWVVHLWVEGFFEVFATVAIAYLCSELGFLKKSSALRATYLTTILYLGSGVIGTLHHLYFAGTPSFIAAMGAVASALEVVPLTLVGFEVVKTLRMSDQAQNFYRWPLRFFLATCFWNLLGAGVFGFLINPPIVLYYSQGINTTPIHAHSALFGVYGCLAIALMLFALREIVPDRAWNEKLLRVSFWSLNGGLLAMMILGLIPNGFYQLMQSVNHGTWYARSAEVIGSPWMQWTVWLRIPGDVVFTIGAIGMVLFTVQAVYAIFRQPTQLGAPQPGHPVIEGR from the coding sequence ATGGCTAATCCATCCTTTGAGGTCGCGGCCCAGGCTCGATCTCGACTTAGAAACTTAAGCTTGCCCGTGTGGCTGGTGCTGATCTGTGTCGTCACCTTCAGCGTGTTGCTGGGGGCAGGGGCGGCCATTTCTAAATACGCTCCCCCCCATCCCGCCATCGTGGAATCGCCCCAGCATGAGGTGATCTTTACCGCCGCCGATGTGGAAAATGGCCAAGTCACCTACCTAGGCCGAGGCGGACAACATGTGGGCAGCATTTGGGGCCACGGCAGCTACCTCGCGCCCGACTGGACGGCGGATGTGCTGCACCGTTGGGGGCTGGCCACCGCTGGGGTGATCTATGCCAACGACCCCAGCTTTTCCCAGGCGGATTTGGAGGCTCTGAGTGCGACGGATCGGGTGGTGCTGCAAGCCCAGGTGAGCGAGCAGTTTAAGCCCAACCGCTACGATGCCGAGGCCAATACCCTGGTGCTGACCAATGCCCAGGTGCAGGGGCTGAAGCAGGTGTTTGCGGACTACCAAACCCTGCTGGCCCACGGTTCGCGGATTCACTCTATCCCCGACGGTTGGTTCACCAGTGAGCAAGAAATCCGCGATGTGACGGCCTTCTTTGCCTGGACGGCCTGGGCGGCTTCGGCCACGCGCCCCAATGCGCCCTTTTCCTACACCGCCAACTGGCCCCACGATGACCTGATCGGCAACCAGGCCCCCGGTCAATTCCTGGTGTGGTCGATTGTGTCGGTGATTGTGCTGATTTTTAGCATTGGCGCGTTCCTCTTTGTCTACCTCACCCAGGAAGATTCGGAAGAGGTGCAGATCGTTGCCGAGCGGCCCGCCATCCGTCTGGCTACCCCCAGCCAAAAGGCCACCAGTCTGTTTTTTGGCGTGGCGATGGCGCTGTTTGGGGTACAAATCCTGATGGGTATGGTGACGGCCCACTATGCGGTAGAGGGCGACGGTTTCTACGGTCTGCCCCTGCAACAGTATTTGCCCTACGCGGCGTCGCGGACGTGGCACCTGCAACTGGCGGTGTTTTGGATTGCCACCTGCTGGCTGGCGGCGGGGCTGTATTTTGCCCCCCGGTTTGGCAAGCAGGAACCCAAGGGCCAAGTGTGGGGCAATAGCGCCCTGCTGATTGCGCTGACAGTGGTGGTGGTCGGTTCCCTGGTCGGATCCTGGGCCAGTGTGCAGGGCATCCTCACCGGAGACAACAGCTTCCTCTTCGGCCACCAGGGCTATGAGTATGTGGAACTGGGTCGCCTGTGGCAGGTGTTGCTGATTGGCGGCATGGTGTTCTGGCTGTGGCTGATGTTCCGCGCCCTGCGTCCCGCCCTCAAGGCCGAAGGCAGCAAAACCGGGCTAAACCACTTCTTCCTCTACAGCGCCATCACCATCCCGCTGTTCTACGCCTCTGGGTTGATGTACACCAACCACACCCCCGTCAGCGTGGCGGAATATTGGCGCTGGTGGGTGGTGCATCTGTGGGTGGAGGGCTTCTTTGAGGTGTTCGCCACCGTGGCCATTGCCTACCTCTGTAGCGAACTGGGCTTTTTGAAAAAGTCCTCGGCCCTCCGCGCCACTTATTTAACGACGATTCTCTACCTGGGCAGCGGCGTCATCGGCACCCTGCACCACCTGTATTTTGCCGGAACCCCCTCCTTCATCGCCGCCATGGGAGCCGTCGCCTCCGCCCTGGAAGTGGTGCCCCTGACGCTGGTCGGCTTTGAGGTGGTCAAAACCCTGCGGATGTCCGATCAGGCCCAGAACTTCTACCGCTGGCCCCTGCGCTTTTTCCTGGCCACCTGCTTCTGGAACCTTCTGGGCGCGGGCGTTTTTGGCTTCCTGATTAACCCGCCAATCGTGCTCTACTACTCCCAGGGCATCAACACCACGCCCATCCATGCTCACAGCGCCCTGTTTGGGGTCTACGGCTGCTTGGCCATTGCCCTCATGCTGTTTGCCCTGCGGGAAATTGTGCCCGACCGCGCCTGGAACGAGAAGCTGCTGCGGGTCTCGTTTTGGAGCCTCAACGGTGGCCTGCTGGCCATGATGATCTTGGGCCTGATTCCCAACGGCTTCTACCAGCTCATGCAGTCCGTCAACCACGGCACCTGGTATGCCCGCAGCGCCGAGGTAATTGGCTCCCCTTGGATGCAGTGGACAGTATGGCTGCGCATCCCCGGTGATGTGGTGTTTACCATCGGGGCCATCGGCATGGTGCTGTTCACCGTGCAGGCGGTCTATGCCATCTTCCGCCAGCCCACCCAACTGGGCGCACCCCAACCGGGCCATCCCGTGATTGAAGGGCGCTAA
- a CDS encoding Crp/Fnr family transcriptional regulator, translating into MSQQSLGLRDWLKTTLIFRELNPSQLQDLAHIAQRQRFSKKAVIFEEGSEATGFFVVKTGRVKIYKTSPNGKEQILQLFGERDYFAEVPAMDGQCFPVSAATLDASELLFFPRQDFLSLLGEHPEIAVGLLVSFSIHLRQLTKTIEDLAFKDVPQRLATYLFDQYARSPQSDTLTLDLTKSQLAATLGTIPATLSRAFYRLSQEGLIAVNGSVIEVLNPDGLQAFAQAHQPSDDEDPET; encoded by the coding sequence ATGAGTCAGCAATCCTTGGGTCTCAGGGATTGGCTAAAAACGACGCTGATTTTTCGAGAACTCAATCCATCACAACTGCAAGATTTGGCCCACATTGCCCAACGTCAAAGGTTTTCCAAAAAAGCCGTTATTTTTGAAGAAGGATCCGAAGCAACGGGTTTCTTTGTGGTCAAAACGGGGCGGGTCAAAATTTATAAAACCTCTCCCAATGGCAAAGAGCAAATTCTGCAACTCTTTGGGGAGCGGGACTATTTTGCCGAAGTACCCGCCATGGATGGCCAGTGCTTCCCCGTTTCCGCCGCCACCCTAGACGCCTCGGAACTGCTGTTTTTCCCCCGCCAGGATTTTCTCTCCCTCCTGGGCGAGCATCCCGAAATCGCCGTGGGCCTCTTGGTCAGCTTCTCCATTCACCTGCGGCAGCTCACTAAAACCATCGAAGACCTCGCCTTCAAAGACGTGCCCCAACGGCTAGCCACCTACCTATTCGATCAATACGCCCGCTCGCCCCAGTCGGATACGCTGACCCTCGACCTCACCAAAAGCCAACTCGCCGCCACCCTAGGCACCATCCCCGCCACCCTTTCCAGGGCCTTCTATCGCCTCAGCCAAGAAGGGTTGATTGCGGTCAACGGCTCCGTCATCGAAGTCCTCAATCCCGATGGCCTGCAAGCCTTCGCCCAAGCCCATCAGCCTAGCGACGACGAGGATCCAGAAACCTAA
- a CDS encoding pyridoxal-phosphate-dependent aminotransferase family protein, whose protein sequence is MVNAFVIAETQLVAGMDNKLMLMIPGPTPIPEQVLLAMAKHPMGHRSGEFSAIMAEVTENLKWLHQTQNDVLILASSGTGAMEAGIINFLSQGDKVLVGNNGKFGERWGKVARAFGLDTQEITAEWGKPLNPDDFKAALEADTDKHIKAVIVTHSETSTGVLNDLQAINTHVKAHGALIIVDAVTSLGACSVPVDEWGLDVVASGSQKGYMIPPGLAFVSVSAKAWTAYETATLPKFYLDLGPYRKNAAKNTTPFTPPINLFFALQAALQMMKKEGLEAIFARHDRQKRATRDAMKALNLPLYGGDGCASPAITAVMPQGVDAEQIRSVMKKQFDIALAGGQDHLKGQIFRMGHLGFVCDRDILTAVAALEATLAHLGYSDFTPGAGVAAAGKTLLA, encoded by the coding sequence GTGGTCAACGCTTTTGTTATTGCAGAAACGCAACTGGTGGCAGGCATGGACAACAAACTGATGCTGATGATTCCGGGGCCAACCCCCATCCCCGAACAGGTGCTCTTGGCCATGGCCAAGCATCCCATGGGGCACCGCAGCGGCGAATTTAGCGCCATCATGGCCGAGGTGACGGAAAACCTCAAGTGGCTGCACCAAACCCAAAACGATGTGCTGATTCTAGCCTCCAGCGGCACGGGCGCAATGGAAGCGGGCATTATCAACTTCCTGAGCCAGGGCGATAAGGTGCTGGTGGGCAACAACGGCAAGTTTGGCGAACGCTGGGGCAAAGTGGCTCGCGCCTTTGGGTTAGATACCCAGGAAATCACCGCTGAGTGGGGCAAGCCGCTGAACCCTGACGACTTCAAAGCGGCCCTAGAAGCGGATACCGACAAGCACATCAAGGCTGTCATCGTCACCCACAGTGAAACCTCCACCGGGGTGCTCAACGACCTCCAAGCCATCAATACCCACGTGAAAGCCCACGGGGCGCTGATTATTGTGGATGCCGTGACCAGCCTGGGTGCTTGCTCGGTGCCCGTGGATGAATGGGGTCTAGATGTGGTAGCCTCTGGCTCTCAGAAGGGCTACATGATTCCCCCTGGTTTGGCCTTCGTCAGCGTTAGCGCCAAGGCTTGGACGGCCTACGAAACCGCGACTCTGCCCAAGTTCTATCTCGACCTTGGCCCCTACCGCAAAAACGCCGCCAAAAACACCACCCCCTTCACGCCGCCCATCAACCTCTTCTTTGCCCTGCAAGCGGCCCTGCAAATGATGAAGAAGGAAGGGCTAGAGGCCATCTTTGCCCGCCACGACCGCCAAAAGCGGGCCACCCGCGACGCGATGAAAGCCCTCAACCTGCCCCTCTACGGTGGCGACGGCTGCGCCAGTCCCGCCATCACCGCCGTCATGCCCCAGGGGGTAGATGCGGAGCAAATTCGCTCGGTGATGAAAAAGCAGTTTGACATTGCCCTCGCTGGCGGCCAAGACCACCTCAAGGGTCAAATCTTCCGAATGGGCCACCTAGGCTTTGTGTGCGACCGGGATATTCTCACCGCCGTTGCCGCCCTAGAAGCCACCTTGGCCCACCTGGGTTACAGCGACTTCACCCCTGGGGCTGGGGTCGCCGCCGCCGGGAAAACACTGCTGGCCTAG
- a CDS encoding EAL domain-containing protein, with amino-acid sequence MPPVSPSSAFPSPPTIDSPDPSRRPEAMVAARLPQPIVASPPQTNNCNVRLFREGETIFTEGSASDSAYIIESGLIEIFVGSGSEAVQLSVLGPGDIFGEMGLIDDYPRSASARAMGPCRCIVISAAQIAERIEASNPLVRLLISISLHRNRAYNTYFKTVMNSSHVVLPTPAVTEKAYVKDPQHRRILEEIKLESDLQKAVSNDELQPYYQPLFSMADNGIVGFESLLRWQCPERGMVPPQQFIALAEETSLIVPIGDWILERACLDLKTFQSHWQKHQATNNRLFVSVNISVRQFQEPDFCDKLLALTHRYNISPKFLKLEVTERIFLDQADAIQAIDDCRAAGFEVALDDFGTGYSSLSYLERCEIDNLKIDQSFTQKICTSHRARVLVSSIIDMAKRLGLLTIAEGIETEDHRQILKEMGCDIGQGFLFSKPLTVDEILALLAQSPRPTATQDNPED; translated from the coding sequence ATGCCGCCTGTCTCTCCGTCCTCCGCCTTCCCCTCCCCTCCTACCATAGATTCCCCCGACCCGTCGCGAAGACCGGAGGCCATGGTGGCCGCAAGATTACCTCAGCCGATAGTGGCGAGTCCACCCCAAACGAACAACTGTAATGTGCGGCTGTTTCGGGAAGGGGAAACCATTTTTACCGAAGGCAGTGCCTCTGATTCGGCCTACATTATTGAGTCGGGCCTGATCGAAATTTTTGTGGGGTCGGGTAGCGAGGCGGTGCAGCTTAGCGTCCTAGGGCCAGGAGACATTTTTGGTGAGATGGGTCTCATTGATGATTACCCACGGTCTGCCTCAGCCCGCGCCATGGGGCCCTGTCGCTGCATTGTCATTTCAGCCGCACAAATTGCAGAGCGCATCGAGGCTTCTAACCCACTGGTGAGACTGCTAATTTCTATTTCGCTACACCGCAATCGCGCCTACAATACGTACTTCAAAACCGTCATGAATTCTTCCCATGTGGTGTTGCCCACTCCGGCGGTGACTGAAAAAGCCTACGTGAAGGATCCCCAACATCGAAGAATTTTAGAGGAGATCAAGCTGGAGTCTGATCTACAAAAGGCGGTTAGCAACGACGAACTTCAGCCCTATTATCAGCCTCTTTTTTCCATGGCAGATAATGGCATTGTCGGCTTTGAATCACTCCTGCGCTGGCAGTGTCCAGAGCGAGGCATGGTGCCTCCCCAGCAGTTCATTGCCCTAGCGGAGGAAACCTCCCTCATTGTGCCCATTGGCGACTGGATTTTAGAACGAGCCTGCCTCGACCTCAAAACGTTTCAGTCTCATTGGCAGAAGCATCAAGCCACGAACAACCGCTTATTTGTGAGCGTCAATATCTCCGTTCGCCAGTTTCAGGAGCCTGATTTCTGCGATAAATTGCTGGCCCTCACCCATCGCTACAACATTAGTCCCAAGTTCCTCAAACTAGAGGTGACTGAACGAATTTTCCTAGATCAAGCAGATGCGATTCAAGCCATTGATGACTGTCGGGCAGCGGGGTTTGAGGTAGCCCTCGATGATTTCGGCACAGGCTACTCTAGCCTGAGCTATTTGGAACGCTGCGAAATCGATAACCTCAAAATCGATCAGTCTTTTACCCAAAAGATCTGCACTAGCCACCGGGCTCGGGTTTTGGTTAGCTCCATTATCGACATGGCTAAACGACTAGGGCTGCTTACCATTGCCGAAGGTATTGAAACCGAAGACCATCGACAGATCCTCAAGGAAATGGGCTGCGACATTGGCCAAGGTTTTTTATTTAGTAAACCCCTGACTGTGGACGAAATTTTAGCCCTCCTAGCCCAATCCCCTAGGCCAACCGCAACACAGGATAACCCAGAGGATTGA
- a CDS encoding DUF760 domain-containing protein yields MAFNPEDTDFIGMSTDSDHPNELLKYLQHQPPEVLTRVAQSVSGEIKQIIAQNVQGLVGVLPGDGFNVQVTTDRDNLAGLLASAMMTGYFLRQMEQRMELEHTVSGSFLSPDSFDFDS; encoded by the coding sequence ATGGCATTTAACCCTGAAGACACTGATTTCATTGGGATGTCTACGGATAGTGATCATCCCAATGAGCTGCTGAAATACCTTCAGCACCAGCCGCCAGAGGTACTCACCCGCGTGGCTCAATCCGTCAGTGGTGAAATCAAGCAAATCATCGCCCAGAACGTCCAAGGACTGGTGGGCGTGCTGCCCGGAGACGGCTTTAACGTCCAAGTGACCACCGACCGCGACAACCTAGCGGGGTTGCTAGCCTCAGCCATGATGACAGGCTACTTCCTGCGCCAAATGGAACAGCGCATGGAACTGGAGCACACGGTTTCCGGGTCGTTCCTGAGCCCCGATAGCTTTGACTTTGATAGCTAA
- a CDS encoding ABC transporter ATP-binding protein: MIDASSAAKPALDFQDIRLTYHGHGAPLTVIDHVAFRVAEGEFVALVGPSGCGKTTLLRMVSGLSPVQEGAVYFHGQPITGPLKNIGIAFQNPVLLPWRNTLDNVLLPLEVVQPHKRHFRQHRSQYLHAAEKLLTTVGLHAFQNHYPWQLSGGMRQRASLCRALIHQPEILLLDEPFAALDAFTREEMWSLLQDLWQQTGCTALLVTHDLREALFLSDTIYVLGSRPSTIVYQVSVDLPRPRTLDLCFTDHFHEMYTELRRHIQRG; this comes from the coding sequence ATGATCGATGCGAGCTCGGCGGCCAAACCTGCTTTAGATTTCCAGGATATTCGGCTGACCTACCACGGCCACGGTGCCCCTCTGACGGTCATTGACCATGTCGCCTTTCGGGTCGCCGAGGGAGAGTTTGTGGCCCTAGTCGGGCCGTCGGGCTGCGGCAAAACTACCTTACTGCGAATGGTATCTGGCCTCAGCCCAGTCCAGGAAGGCGCGGTATACTTCCATGGGCAACCCATCACTGGCCCCCTCAAAAACATTGGGATTGCCTTCCAAAATCCGGTGTTGCTGCCCTGGCGTAACACCCTAGACAACGTGCTGCTGCCCTTGGAGGTAGTACAGCCCCACAAGCGTCACTTCCGCCAACACCGATCCCAATACCTGCACGCCGCCGAAAAACTGTTGACCACGGTTGGTCTACACGCTTTTCAGAACCACTATCCCTGGCAGCTTTCAGGGGGAATGCGCCAGCGGGCTTCCCTCTGTCGCGCCCTGATTCACCAGCCTGAAATTCTGCTGCTGGACGAACCCTTTGCCGCCCTCGACGCCTTCACCCGCGAGGAGATGTGGAGCCTGCTGCAAGACCTCTGGCAGCAAACTGGCTGCACCGCCCTCCTCGTCACCCACGACCTCCGAGAAGCGCTGTTTCTATCCGATACAATCTACGTTTTAGGATCTCGGCCCAGCACCATTGTCTATCAGGTCTCCGTAGATTTACCTCGGCCCCGCACCCTTGACCTTTGCTTTACGGACCATTTTCACGAGATGTATACCGAACTACGCCGCCATATTCAGCGAGGCTAG
- a CDS encoding serine/threonine phosphatase, with translation MLICPSCQFENSDDRGECDHCGQPLQRWCSLWWPDQSTTALGDDPSPRPYLDQEQRYQRLGQPQHQWTAAGDSVMVQAVIDCDLRQGYPLQTLQDLWLEQPDLNPQTVPELAALPVQALPYLALQADYFPAVPELHDVVYADGQPILVLEDRSTWPRLETLWPTKTTDPLQQTQWLFEITLLWKALAPWQGQITLLNPDRLVLSPNHLLCLSHLDISATTPNLPALGQTWQRMLLTESLSPTIALQQLIHALAEGHLTPLERLQEALADLAGQYRSNPVLAQQVTIPTLTIGEDTDADPLLNFDEALLGLNEADDDDPEGDEGDEGDEGGGLDLPTMVLPMKLLSLEEAGQSHVGQQRHHNEDCFLCQTQLLKHNGPQGAHLDATGLYVLCDGMGGHASGEVASQLAVQTLRDYFSRLDRDRYLDEGAIIAGVAKANQAIFEANQVKATSGLGRMGTTLVMALVQDLRMALVHVGDSRIYSYNKRYGLQQLTIDHEVGQREINRGVEPAIAYARPDAYQLTQALGPRDQDALRPGIAFQDIVEDTLFLLCSDGLSDNNLLERHEASHIAPLLSSKANLDQGVADLVQLANDKNGHDNITLILVRFKLRPDLNQLALS, from the coding sequence ATGCTAATCTGCCCTTCTTGCCAGTTTGAAAATTCCGATGACCGAGGGGAGTGCGATCACTGTGGCCAGCCGCTCCAGCGCTGGTGTAGCCTGTGGTGGCCCGATCAAAGCACAACGGCCCTGGGCGATGACCCCAGCCCCAGGCCCTACCTAGACCAGGAACAGCGCTACCAACGCCTAGGACAGCCTCAACACCAGTGGACGGCGGCGGGAGATTCTGTGATGGTGCAGGCTGTGATCGATTGTGATCTGCGCCAGGGCTATCCCCTCCAAACCCTTCAGGATCTCTGGCTAGAGCAGCCCGATCTCAACCCGCAGACCGTTCCTGAACTGGCGGCTCTACCCGTTCAAGCCTTGCCCTATCTGGCCCTCCAAGCCGACTACTTCCCGGCTGTGCCAGAACTCCATGATGTGGTTTATGCTGATGGTCAGCCCATCCTGGTCTTAGAAGATCGCAGCACCTGGCCTCGCCTAGAAACCCTGTGGCCCACTAAAACCACTGACCCCCTTCAGCAAACCCAGTGGCTGTTTGAAATTACCCTGTTGTGGAAGGCGCTGGCTCCTTGGCAGGGGCAGATTACCCTGCTCAACCCCGATCGCCTGGTGCTCAGCCCCAACCATCTGCTGTGCCTCAGCCACCTCGATATCTCGGCCACTACTCCCAACCTGCCTGCCCTGGGGCAAACTTGGCAACGAATGTTGCTCACAGAGTCGCTCTCTCCAACCATCGCCCTCCAGCAGCTCATTCACGCCCTCGCCGAGGGCCACCTCACCCCCCTAGAACGCCTCCAAGAGGCCCTAGCCGATCTGGCGGGGCAATATCGATCCAACCCGGTTTTGGCCCAGCAGGTCACAATTCCGACCCTAACCATCGGGGAGGACACTGACGCTGATCCCCTGCTCAATTTTGATGAGGCACTGCTTGGCCTCAATGAAGCCGACGATGATGACCCAGAGGGCGACGAAGGAGACGAAGGAGACGAGGGAGGCGGGCTAGACCTGCCGACGATGGTGCTCCCCATGAAGCTATTGTCTCTGGAGGAAGCGGGCCAGAGCCATGTGGGTCAACAGCGCCACCACAATGAAGACTGCTTCCTCTGCCAAACCCAACTGCTGAAGCACAATGGCCCCCAAGGAGCACACCTCGACGCGACAGGCCTGTATGTGCTCTGCGATGGTATGGGTGGTCATGCCTCGGGGGAAGTGGCGAGCCAACTCGCGGTACAGACACTGCGGGACTACTTCAGTCGCCTAGATCGAGATCGCTACCTAGACGAAGGGGCCATCATCGCAGGGGTCGCAAAGGCCAATCAGGCCATCTTTGAGGCCAACCAAGTTAAGGCGACCTCCGGCCTAGGCCGCATGGGAACCACCCTCGTAATGGCCTTGGTGCAAGATCTTCGCATGGCCCTAGTTCACGTGGGCGATAGCCGCATCTACAGCTACAACAAACGCTACGGCTTGCAGCAGCTCACCATAGACCACGAAGTAGGACAGCGGGAAATTAATCGCGGTGTTGAGCCTGCCATTGCCTACGCCCGTCCCGACGCCTACCAGCTTACCCAGGCCCTTGGCCCCCGCGACCAAGACGCCCTCAGACCAGGGATCGCCTTCCAAGATATCGTGGAAGACACGCTGTTTCTCCTGTGCTCCGATGGCCTGAGCGACAACAATCTTCTAGAACGCCACGAAGCCAGCCACATTGCTCCACTGCTTAGTTCTAAGGCCAACCTCGATCAGGGGGTGGCTGACTTAGTTCAGTTGGCCAATGACAAAAACGGCCACGACAACATTACGCTGATTTTAGTGCGCTTCAAACTACGGCCCGACCTCAACCAGTTAGCGTTATCGTAA
- a CDS encoding pseudouridine synthase, with protein sequence MAYQYLLFYKPYNVLSQFSESGDAPTALTLKAFIPVAAVYPVGRLDRDSEGLMLLTNDGRLQHRLSDPRYGHPRTYWVQVEGEPTEAALGQLRQGVTIRGYRTRPCKASRLPEDPPLPPRHPPIRYRQSIPTTWLALTLEEGKNRQVRRMTAAVGYPTLRLVRWAIGDLTLEDLQPGQWRSLTPDEQRRLRAMA encoded by the coding sequence ATGGCCTATCAATACCTACTGTTCTACAAACCCTACAACGTCCTCAGCCAGTTCAGCGAATCTGGGGATGCACCCACGGCCCTGACACTCAAGGCCTTTATCCCGGTGGCGGCGGTCTATCCCGTGGGGCGGCTAGACCGCGACAGCGAGGGGCTGATGCTGCTGACCAATGATGGACGACTTCAGCATCGCCTGAGCGATCCGCGCTACGGCCACCCCCGCACCTACTGGGTGCAAGTGGAAGGAGAACCCACCGAGGCCGCCCTAGGACAGCTTCGCCAAGGAGTGACCATTCGAGGCTATCGCACCCGCCCCTGCAAGGCTTCCCGGTTGCCAGAGGATCCGCCCCTGCCGCCCCGCCATCCACCCATTCGCTATCGCCAGTCTATTCCCACCACCTGGCTGGCCCTGACCTTGGAGGAGGGCAAAAATCGCCAGGTACGACGGATGACCGCTGCCGTGGGCTATCCCACCCTGCGCCTGGTGCGCTGGGCCATCGGCGATCTCACCCTCGAAGACCTACAGCCGGGCCAGTGGCGGTCGCTCACCCCAGATGAACAGCGACGGCTCCGCGCCATGGCCTAG
- a CDS encoding tetratricopeptide repeat protein: protein MTTKRNRWLVGTVLILALAAFLSLSFLPFLSNTNRRATGTNDLPATDPTAMQAELEAQARGYELVLEREPDNQTALRGLIDTQIQLGNVAGVVAPLEKLVELNPTVMEYQVLLAQTKQQMGDLDGAAQIYRTVLDQQPTDMNALQGLTALLVQQGRPQAAIGLLQEAVQTAGRLQSEGNTPGLDPISIQLLLAQVYLEDNRPDQALTQYDEAMVAAPEDFRPVLAKALVLQEQGNNDEAKALFDQATAMAPAQFKDQIQQMATPSEPTLPLNGDPAEGTSEPEGTAPSNE, encoded by the coding sequence GTGACGACTAAGCGCAATCGATGGTTAGTGGGGACGGTGCTCATTCTGGCGCTGGCCGCCTTTTTGTCCCTATCCTTCCTACCGTTTCTCAGCAATACCAACCGTCGAGCCACGGGCACCAATGATCTGCCAGCCACGGATCCAACGGCCATGCAGGCAGAACTGGAGGCCCAGGCCAGGGGCTATGAACTGGTACTAGAGCGGGAACCCGACAATCAAACCGCTCTGCGTGGATTGATAGATACCCAGATCCAGTTGGGCAATGTGGCAGGGGTGGTGGCCCCCCTCGAAAAGCTGGTGGAACTCAACCCCACGGTGATGGAGTACCAAGTGTTGCTAGCCCAAACCAAACAGCAGATGGGCGACCTCGATGGGGCCGCTCAGATCTACCGGACGGTACTGGATCAGCAGCCTACCGACATGAACGCCCTCCAGGGGCTAACGGCGCTGCTGGTGCAGCAAGGGCGTCCCCAGGCGGCCATTGGTCTGCTCCAGGAGGCGGTGCAAACCGCTGGACGCCTCCAGAGCGAAGGAAATACCCCCGGCCTTGACCCCATTTCCATTCAGCTTTTGCTGGCCCAGGTCTACCTAGAGGACAACCGCCCAGACCAAGCCCTGACCCAGTACGATGAAGCGATGGTTGCAGCTCCCGAGGACTTCCGTCCGGTGCTGGCTAAGGCATTGGTGCTGCAAGAACAGGGCAATAACGACGAGGCCAAAGCTCTTTTTGATCAAGCCACGGCCATGGCTCCAGCGCAATTCAAAGACCAAATTCAGCAGATGGCGACCCCCAGTGAGCCCACCCTGCCCCTCAATGGCGACCCCGCCGAGGGCACCTCTGAACCCGAGGGCACCGCGCCCAGCAATGAGTAA